In one Juglans regia cultivar Chandler chromosome 11, Walnut 2.0, whole genome shotgun sequence genomic region, the following are encoded:
- the LOC118343713 gene encoding uncharacterized protein LOC118343713 isoform X1, which produces MNIHLGKVIYTSKDSSLHLRMVNMMYDGDRFWSTPECLIHGNTIKCRIQKRLQRRARAAEQWGDLEWGHLVDCNSRTNIHRVKVICTQRKVKMMFDGDRFWRCQNVVRGNTIVQESRYENCLLYKVCCILEAPTIITRFYLH; this is translated from the exons ATGAATATCCATCTTGGAAAAGTCATATATACATCAAAG GATTCTTCATTGCACTTAAGGATGGTTAACATGATGTATGATGGAGATAGGTTTTGGAGCACGCCAGAGTGTCTCATACATGGGAATACAATTAAGTGTCGAATCCAGAAACGACTCCAGAGAcgag CTCGTGCAGCTGAACAATGGGGAGACTTAGAATGGGGGCATTTGGTGGATTGCAATTCAAGGACGAATATCCATCGTGTAAAAGTCATATGTACTCAAAG GAAGGTTAAGATGATGTTCGATGGAGATAGGTTTTGGAGATGCCAGAATGTCGTTCGTGGGAATACAATTGTCCAAGAGTCCAGATATGAG AATTGCTTACTATACAAGGTTTGTTGCATCTTGGAGGCACCCACTATCATCACACGATTTTACCTGCACTGA
- the LOC118343713 gene encoding uncharacterized protein LOC118343713 isoform X3, whose protein sequence is MNIHLGKVIYTSKDSSLHLRMVNMMYDGDRFWSTPECLIHGNTIKCRIQKRLQRRARAAEQWGDLEWGHLVDCNSRTNIHRVKVICTQRKVKMMFDGDRFWRCQNVVRGNTIVQESRYEVCCILEAPTIITRFYLH, encoded by the exons ATGAATATCCATCTTGGAAAAGTCATATATACATCAAAG GATTCTTCATTGCACTTAAGGATGGTTAACATGATGTATGATGGAGATAGGTTTTGGAGCACGCCAGAGTGTCTCATACATGGGAATACAATTAAGTGTCGAATCCAGAAACGACTCCAGAGAcgag CTCGTGCAGCTGAACAATGGGGAGACTTAGAATGGGGGCATTTGGTGGATTGCAATTCAAGGACGAATATCCATCGTGTAAAAGTCATATGTACTCAAAG GAAGGTTAAGATGATGTTCGATGGAGATAGGTTTTGGAGATGCCAGAATGTCGTTCGTGGGAATACAATTGTCCAAGAGTCCAGATATGAG GTTTGTTGCATCTTGGAGGCACCCACTATCATCACACGATTTTACCTGCACTGA
- the LOC118343713 gene encoding uncharacterized protein LOC118343713 isoform X2, whose amino-acid sequence MNIHLGKVIYTSKDSSLHLRMVNMMYDGDRFWSTPECLIHGNTIKCRIQKRLQRRAEQWGDLEWGHLVDCNSRTNIHRVKVICTQRKVKMMFDGDRFWRCQNVVRGNTIVQESRYENCLLYKVCCILEAPTIITRFYLH is encoded by the exons ATGAATATCCATCTTGGAAAAGTCATATATACATCAAAG GATTCTTCATTGCACTTAAGGATGGTTAACATGATGTATGATGGAGATAGGTTTTGGAGCACGCCAGAGTGTCTCATACATGGGAATACAATTAAGTGTCGAATCCAGAAACGACTCCAGAGAcgag CTGAACAATGGGGAGACTTAGAATGGGGGCATTTGGTGGATTGCAATTCAAGGACGAATATCCATCGTGTAAAAGTCATATGTACTCAAAG GAAGGTTAAGATGATGTTCGATGGAGATAGGTTTTGGAGATGCCAGAATGTCGTTCGTGGGAATACAATTGTCCAAGAGTCCAGATATGAG AATTGCTTACTATACAAGGTTTGTTGCATCTTGGAGGCACCCACTATCATCACACGATTTTACCTGCACTGA
- the LOC109012742 gene encoding heparan-alpha-glucosaminide N-acetyltransferase encodes MAEIKADNTHQHQLTVPDPDIPDQKLPKPKRVASLDIFRGLTVALMILVDDAGGEWPMIGHAPWNGCNLADFVMPFFLFIVGMAIALALKRIPSRPMAIRKVIFRTLKLLFWGLLLQGGFSHAPDKLTYGVDMKKIRWCGILQRIALAYLVVALVEIFSTDAQGKDPASSWFSVLKLYYWHWLVAASVLIVYLAVIYGTYVPDWKFTVLNRNSTVEMTVACGMSGKLDPPCNAVGYIDRLVLGLNHMYQHPAWKRSKACTDNSPYEGPFRSDAPSWCYAPFEPEGVLSSVSSILSTIIGLHFGHVLVHFEGHPARLKHWSLMGFAFLILGITLHFTDAIPLNKQLYTFSYVCVTSGAAALVFSAFYIMVDIWGLRHLFLPLEWIGMNAMFVYVMAAEGIFAGFINGWYYDDPHNTLVYWIQKHIFIEVWNSKRVGILLYVLFAEIMFWGIVAGILHRLGIYWKL; translated from the exons ATGGCCGAAATCAAAGCCGATAACACTCACCAGCACCAGCTCACTGTACCGGATCCCGATATTCCGGACCAAAAATTACCGAAACCAAAGCGCGTTGCTTCCCTGGACATCTTCCGAGGCCTCACCGTTGCA TTGATGATTCTGGTGGATGATGCCGGAGGAGAATGGCCTATGATTGGGCACGCACCATGGAATGGTTGCAATCTTGCTGACTTTGTGATGCCATTCTTTTTGTTCATTGTGGGGATGGCCATTGCACTTGCTCTCAAG AGAATACCAAGTCGGCCAATGGCCATAAGAAAGGTGATTTTTAGGACTTTGAAGCTTCTCTTTTGGGGTCTCCTATTGCAAG GAGGTTTTTCACATGCTCCCGACAAGCTAACATATGGTGTcgacatgaaaaaaataaggtgGTGTGGAATTCTCCAG AGAATTGCTCTTGCATATTTGGTAGTGGCACTGGTGGAAATCTTTTCAACAGATGCCCAAGGCAAGGATCCAGCGTCCAGCTGGTTCTCTGTATTAAAGTTGTACTATTGGCACTG GCTGGTGGCAGCAAGCGTTCTTATTGTTTACTTGGCTGTAATTTATGGGACATACGTTCCTGATTGGAAATTCACTGTCCTGAACAGAAATAGTACTGTTGAGATGACA gtAGCCTGTGGCATGAGTGGGAAACTGGATCCTCCTTGTAATGCAGTAGGATATATCGACAGACTGGTGCTAGGACTCAATCACATGTATCAACATCCAGCTTGGAAGAGATCTAAG GCTTGCACTGATAACTCCCCATATGAAGGGCCTTTCCGAAGTGATGCTCCTTCATGGTGCTATGCTCCTTTTGAACCGGAAGGAGTTTTAAG CTCAGTATCTTCTATTCTGTCCACAATCATTGGATTGCATTTTGGACACGTGCTTGTACATTTTGAG GGTCATCCAGCTAGGCTGAAGCACTGGAGTCTGATGGGTTTTGCTTTCCTCATTTTAGGAATTACCCTTCATTTCACTGATG CAATTCCTCTGAATAAACAGTTGTATACATTCAGCTATGTTTGTGTAACATCAGGAGCAGCAGCTTTGGTCTTCTCGGCTTTCTACATTATG GTTGATATCTGGGGGTTAAGACACCTATTTTTGCCATTGGAATGGATTGGCATGAATGCTATGTTCGTCTATGTTATGGCAGCCGAAGGCATCTTTGCTGGATTCATTAATGGGTGGTATTATGATGATCCCCATAACACACTG GTATATTGGATTCAGAAACACATTTTCATTGAAGTATGGAATTCCAAGAGGGTTGGCATTCTACTCTACGTGCTCTTTGCAGAGATAATGTTTTGGGGTATTGTTGCAGGCATTTTGCATCGACTAGGCATTTATTGGAAACTCTAA
- the LOC109012707 gene encoding 26S proteasome regulatory subunit 6A homolog yields the protein MATAMVEDTSFEDDQLASMTTDDVVRASRLLDNKIRIRKEELQRSNLELDSYKEKIKENQEKIKLNKQLPYLVGNIVEILEMNPEDEAEEDGANIDLDSQRKGKCVVLKTSTRQTIFLPFVGLVDPDKLKPGDLVGVNKDSYLILDTLPSEYDSRVKAMEVDEKPTEDYNNIGGLEKQIQELVEAIVLPMTHKERFQKLGVRPPKGVLLYGPPGTGKTLMARACAAQTNATFLKLAGPQLVQMFIGDGAKLVRDAFQLAKEKSPCIIFIDEIDAIGTKRFDSEVSGDREVQRTMLELLNQLDGFSSDDRIKVIAATNRADILDPALMRSGRLDRKIEFPHPTEEARARILQIHSRKMNVHPDVNFEELARSTDDFNGAQLKAVCVEAGMLALRRDATEVNHEDFNEGIIQVQAKKKSSLNYYA from the exons ATGGCAACTGCTATGGTAGAAGATACGAGCTTCGAGGACGATCAACTCGCTTCCATGACTACCGACGACGTCGTCCGAGCGTCTCGTCTCCTCGACAACAAGATCCGCATCCGCAAG GAGGAGTTGCAAAGATCAAACTTGGAGTTGGATTCGTACAAGGAGAAGATAAAGGAGAATCAGGAGAAGATTAAGCTCAATAAGCAATTGCCCTACTTGGTTGGCAACATTGTTGAG ATTTTGGAAATGAACCCAGAAGATGAAGCTGAGGAAGATGGTGCGAATATTGATCTTGACTCACAAAGAAAGGGAAAATGTGTTGTGCTGAAAACATCTACTCGCCAG ACTATCTTTCTTCCCTTTGTTGGGCTTGTTGACCCTGATAAGTTAAAGCCTGGTGATCTGGTGGGAGTGAACAAAGATAGTTACTTGATCTTGGATACACTGCCATCCGAGTATGATTCTCGAGTAAAGGCTATGGAGGTTGATGAAAAACCAACTGAAGATTACAATAACATTGGAGGGCTAGAGAAGCAG ATCCAAGAGTTGGTTGAGGCCATTGTTTTGCCCATGACACACAAGGAACGATTTCAGAAATTAGGAGTTCGTCCTCCTAAGGGAGTGCTCTTGTATGGACCCCCCGGGACTGGGAAGACTCTAATGGCCCGTGCTTGTGCAGCTCAAACGAATGCCACTTTTCTGAAGTTGGCAGGCCCACAACTAGTCCAG ATGTTCATTGGGGATGGAGCAAAACTTGTTCGTGATGCCTTTCAGCTTGCAAAAGAGAAGTCTCCCTGCAtcatttttatagatgaaattgATGCCATTGGCACAAAACGTTTTGATAG TGAAGTGAGTGGAGATAGGGAAGTTCAGCGGACGATGTTAGAATTGCTTAATCAGCTCGATGGCTTTAGTAGTGATGACCGGATTAAG GTCATAGCTGCTACAAATCGTGCTGACATCTTGGATCCTGCACTTATGCGTTCTGGACGATTGGATCGTAAAATTGAGTTTCCACATCCCACTGAAGAAGCCAGAGCCCGAATCTTGCAG ATCCACTCAAGGAAGATGAATGTTCATCCAGATGTGAATTTTGAAGAACTGGCTCGGTCGACTGATGATTTCAACGGGGCACAACTAAAAGCTGTTTGTGTGGAAGCAGGCATGCTAGCCCTTCGACGTGATGCAACTGAG GTGAACCATGAAGATTTTAATGAAGGTATCATTCAGGTTCAGGCAAAGAAGAAATCAAGCTTGAATTACTATGCTTAG
- the LOC109012705 gene encoding 60S ribosomal protein L22-3-like, with product MSRANAPGPKGKKKGATFTIDCAKPVEDKIMDIASLEKFLQERIKVGGKAGALGDTVTVTREKSKITVTSDSNFSKRYLKYLTKKYLKKHNVRDWLRVIASNKDRSVYELRYFNIAENEGEEED from the exons ATGAGTCGAGCGAATGCACCAGGTCCcaaggggaagaagaagggagCGACATTTACCATTGACTGTGCAAAGCCAGTGGAGGACAAGATCATGGACATTGCGTCGCTGGAGAAGTTCCTCCAAGAGAGGATCAAGGTTGGAGGCAAAGCTGGTGCTCTTGGTGACACTGTGACTGTCACTCGTGAGAAGAGCAAGATAACAGTTACTTCTGACAGTAACTTCTCGAAGAG GTATCTGAAGTATCTTACTAAGAAGTACCTGAAGAAACACAACGTGCGGGATTGGCTCCGTGTGATAGCTTCCAACAAAGATAGAAGTGTGTATGAACTTAGGTACTTCAACATTGCGGAAAACGAGGGGGAGGAGGAAGATTAA
- the LOC109012704 gene encoding uncharacterized protein LOC109012704: protein MAESKSKAESIRGWVVEHKLRTVGCLWLSGLAGSIAYNWSQPNMKTSVKIIHARLHAQALTLAALAGAAVVEWYDHKTGAKADRYAKFLPVDTFSHKD, encoded by the exons ATGGCGGAATCTAAGAGCAAAGCTGAATCTATAAGGGGATGGGTAGTCGAGCATAAGCTTCGAAcagttg GGTGTCTATGGCTTAGCGGACTAGCAGGTTCGATTGCGTACAATTGGTCTCAACCAAATATGAAAACCAGTGTCAAGATTATTCACGCTAG GTTGCATGCACAGGCTCTTACGCTAGCCGCATTAGCTGGTGCTGCAGTGGTTGAGTGGTATGACCACAAGACTGGAGCAAAGGCCGACCGATACGCAAAGTTCCTTCCAGTTGATACTTTTTCGCATAAGGATTAA
- the LOC109012703 gene encoding LOW QUALITY PROTEIN: serine/arginine-rich splicing factor SR30-like (The sequence of the model RefSeq protein was modified relative to this genomic sequence to represent the inferred CDS: inserted 1 base in 1 codon) — protein MSSRSSRTIYVGNLPGDTRMREVEDLFYKYGRIVDIDLKLPPRPPGYAFIEYEDPHDAEDAIYYRDGYDFDGCRLRVELAHSGRSYSSSVDRYGSYGGSSSSRGLPRHSDYRVLVTGLPPSASWQDLKDHMRQAGDVLFSQVYRDRGGMKGIVDYAHYDDMKYAIKELDDSKXFNRSYIRVREYDSRRSYSRSRSCDSRRSYSHSSYISRSPSRSRSYGGRSRSISPEREYSHQSPSESRSRSPPKSRSLVTSANHKRRSRSRSRRSLSQSRSPAARSERSKSVDSKDRY, from the exons atgagcaGCCGCTCAAGCCGTACCATCTATGTTGGAAATCTCCCTGGTGACACTCGAATGAGAGAAGTAGAAGATCTGTTTTATAAG TATGGGCGTATTGTTGACATTGATCTGAAGCTCCCACCAAGACCCCCAGGCTATGCTTTTATTGAA TATGAAGACCCCCATGACGCAGAAGATGCAATTTATTACCGGGATGGGTATGACTTTGATGGCTGTCGGTTGCGA GTTGAGCTTGCACATAGTGGGCGATCATATTCATCATCAGTGGATCGCTATGGTAGTTATGGTGGCAGTAGTAGCAGCCGTGGTCTTCCTAGGCATTCTGACTATCGTG TTTTGGTCACTGGATTACCTCCTTCTGCTTCATGGCAAGACCTGAAG GATCACATGCGTCAAGCTGGTGATGTCCTTTTCTCTCAAGTATACCGTGATCGTGGTG GCATGAAAGGAATTGTGGATTATGCACATTATGATGACATGAAGTATGCA ATAAAAGAATTGGATGACTCCA TTTTTAATCGGTCATATATACGG GTGAGGGAGTATGACTCAAGGCGGAGCTACTCTCGGAGTCGCAGCTGTGATTCGAGGCGGAGCTATTCTCATAGTTCTTATATATCAAGAAGCCCTAGTCGCAGCCGAAGCTATGGTGGCAGGAGCAGGAG CATATCTCCAGAGAGAGAATATTCTCACCAATCTCCATCAGAATCTCGTTCAAG ATCCCCACCAAAATCCAGATCTCTAGTTACTTCT GCTAACCATAAACGCCGCAGTAGGAGTCGGAGTCGCAGAAGTTTATCACAGTCTCGCTCACCAGCT GCAAGATCTGAACGGAGCAAATCTGTAGACTCCAAGGATCGCTATTga